The Henckelia pumila isolate YLH828 chromosome 2, ASM3356847v2, whole genome shotgun sequence genome includes a window with the following:
- the LOC140878761 gene encoding uncharacterized protein, whose protein sequence is MDSTATPMETLLKRFQSFRPPILKGTENPVDCEGWLDDIDQLFDSLDYSDDRRIRLVIHQLHGVAKKWWTSTKKAMENRGTLINWILLKTEFYKRFFPFSYRKDKNAEFANLKQENLSIEDYVTKFDSLLRFAPHISDNEEAKADHFINCLNLDIFVLVNTERPNNFSDAMDHAKGAEAGLIRQRGNQFAPQQQQRQFQAQPSQYQNQTPRTEGGSSGGNKKNYFRPKEK, encoded by the coding sequence ATGGATTCCACGGCTAcccctatggaaaccttactgaagaggtttcagtctttccgACCACCGATCTTGAAAGGTACGGAGAATCCCGTGGATTGCGAGGGCTGGTTGGATGATATAGATCAGctttttgattctctcgactattccGATGACCGGCGAATTAGATTGGTTATTCATCAGCTTCACGGAGTGGCTAAGAAATGGTGGACCTCAACTAAGAAAGccatggagaacagaggtacgCTTATAAACTGGATTCTGTtaaaaactgagttttataaacgaTTCTTCCCATTTTCTTACCGTAAGGATAAGAATGCCGAGTTCGCAAATTTGAAGCAAGAAAATTTGAGTATCGAAGATTATGTTACCAAATTTGACAGTCTATTGAGGTTTGCTCCACACATTTCTGACAATGAGGAAGCGAAAGCTGACCACTTCATTAACTGTTTGAACCTTGATATCTTTGTTCTGGTGAATACCGAAAGACCGAACAACTTTTCCGATGCAATGGATCATGCCAAGGGGGCGGAAGCTGGACTGATAAGACAGAGAGGGAATCAGTTTGCACCTCAGCAACaacagaggcagtttcaggcccaACCGTCCCAATACCAGAATCAAACACCGAGgactgaaggtggtagcagtggaggtaataagaaGAATTACTTTCGTCCCAAAGAAAAATAG